A part of Deltaproteobacteria bacterium genomic DNA contains:
- a CDS encoding PilZ domain-containing protein, with protein sequence MNKWFVQKDNIISGPFDQTQIEQYLLKNLEKTLLIWGKGMTEWLSPTEWNHYLTSNKNKIETAPKDPVWKFKNDGKESEPLSFNELIKALKALDTFENAAVKNESLSKWESVFSVTAIADALGVTRRNTPRVPILGFLIGERVDDHSPVHSKVVTISEGGCGVADDSSLRPGVSLKGVLQSPNLSTDIHIQADVVYVGPDGYTGLKFSSISPEFKSQIIEYINKFKES encoded by the coding sequence ATGAACAAATGGTTTGTCCAAAAAGACAATATAATTTCTGGTCCTTTTGATCAAACTCAAATTGAGCAATACCTTTTAAAAAATTTGGAAAAAACTCTTCTTATTTGGGGGAAAGGGATGACGGAATGGCTCAGTCCAACGGAATGGAATCATTACCTGACTTCGAATAAAAACAAAATAGAAACAGCGCCAAAAGACCCCGTTTGGAAATTCAAAAATGACGGCAAAGAGTCTGAACCTCTTTCTTTTAATGAGTTAATTAAAGCCCTCAAAGCTTTAGATACATTTGAAAATGCTGCCGTTAAAAATGAATCCCTGTCAAAATGGGAAAGTGTTTTTTCGGTCACTGCGATAGCTGATGCATTAGGTGTCACCAGAAGAAACACTCCACGGGTCCCTATCCTCGGTTTTCTTATAGGAGAAAGGGTTGACGACCATTCTCCGGTTCATTCTAAAGTCGTCACTATTTCCGAGGGGGGCTGCGGTGTTGCGGACGACTCTTCTTTAAGACCAGGAGTTTCTCTTAAAGGAGTTCTACAAAGTCCTAATTTATCAACAGATATCCACATCCAAGCTGATGTGGTTTATGTGGGTCCAGATGGATACACAGGGCTTAAATTTTCTTCAATTTCACCTGAATTCAAAAGTCAAATTATTGAGTATATCAATAAATTTAAAGAATCCTAA